The Cervus elaphus chromosome 12, mCerEla1.1, whole genome shotgun sequence genome includes a region encoding these proteins:
- the TYRO3 gene encoding tyrosine-protein kinase receptor TYRO3 isoform X2: protein MGAPVKLTVSQGQPVKLNCSVEGMEEPEIQWVKDGAVVHSMDQVYIPVSEQHWIGFLSLKSVERSDAGRYWCQVEDGGETETSQPVWLTVEGVPFFTVEPKDLAVPPNAPFQLFCEAVGPPEPVTIIWWRGGTQVGGPAPSPSVLNVTGVTQSTVFSCEAHNPKGLASSRTATVHLQALPAAPFNITVTKLSSSNVSVAWVPGADGRALIQSCTVQVTQAPGDWEVLAVMVPVPPFTCLLRDLTPATNYSLRVRCANALGPSPYADWVPFRTKGLAPASAPQNLRAIRTDSGLILEWEEVIPESPSEGPLGPYKMSWAQDNGTQGELTVEGTRANLTVWDPQKDLTVRVCVTNAVGCGPWSQPLVVSSHDHAGQQGAPHSRTSWVPVVLGVLTALVTAAALALILLRKRRKETRFGQAFDSVMARGEPAVHFRAARSFNRERPERIEATLDSLGISDELKDKLEDVLIPEQQFTLGRMLGKGEFGSVREAQLKQEDGSFVKVAVKMLKADIIASSDIEEFLREAACMKEFDHPHVAKLVGVSLRSRAKGRLPIPMVILPFMKHGDLHAFLLSSRIGENPFNLPLQTLVRFMVDIACGMEYLSSRNFIHRDLAARNCMLAEDMTVCVADFGLSRKIYSGDYYRQGCASKLPVKWLALESLADNLYTVHSDVWAFGVTMWEIMTRGQTPYAGIENAEIYNYLIGGNRLKQPPECMEDVYELMYQCWSADPKQRPSFTCLRMELETVLGRLSVLSASQDPLYINLEGAQEPTEGGDLELPGGDQASSGAGDGSGLGAVGGTPSDYRYILSPGELAERPGQGEQQPESPVSESQRLLLLQQGLLPHSSC, encoded by the exons ATGGGGGCCCCAGTGAAGCTGACGGTGTCTCAGGGACAGCCAGTGAAGCTCAACTGCAGTGTGGAGGGGATGGAAGAGCCTGAGATCCAGTGGGTGAAGGACGGGGCTGTGGTCCACAGCATGGATCAGGTGTACATCCCCGTCAGTGAGCAGCACTGGATTGGCTTCCTCAG CCTGAAGTCAGTGGAGCGCTCTGATGCGGGCCGGTACTGGTGCCAGGTGGAGGATGGCGGCGAAACCGAGACCTCCCAGCCAGTGTGGCTCACAGTAGAAG GTGTGCCATTTTTCACTGTGGAGCCAAAAGACCTGGCAGTACCGCCCAATGCCCCTTTCCAACTGTTTTGTGAGGCCGTGGGGCCCCCGGAACCTGTTACCATTATCTGGTGGAGAGGAGGCACGCAGGTTGGGGGACCTGCTCCCTCTCCTTCTGTTTTAAATGTCACAG GGGTGACCCAGAGCACTGTGTTCTCCTGTGAAGCTCACAACCCAAAAGGCCTGGCCTCTTCTCGCACGGCCACTGTTCATCTTCAAG CACTGCCCGCAGCCCCCTTCAACATCACAGTGACGAAGCTGTCCAGCAGCAACGTTAGCGTGGCCTGGGTGCCGGGGGCCGACGGCCGAGCCCTGATCCAATCCTGTACAGTCCAG GTGACTCAGGCCCCAGGAGACTGGGAGGTTCTGGCTGTCATGGTCCCCGTGCCACCTTTTACCTGCCTGCTTCGGGACCTGACACCCGCCACCAACTACAGCCTCAGAGTTCGCTGTGCCAATGCCTTGGGGCCGTCTCCATATGCTGACTGGGTGCCCTTTCGCACGAAGGGTCTAG CCCCAGCCAGCGCTCCCCAGAACCTCCGTGCCATCCGCACAGACTCTGGCCTcatcctggagtgggaagaaGTGATCCCCGAGAGCCCTTCAGAAGGCCCCCTGGGACCCTATAAAATGTCCTGGGCTCAAGACAATGGTACCCAG GGTGAGCTGACGGTGGAGGGGACCAGGGCCAACCTGACGGTCTGGGACCCCCAGAAGGACCtgactgtgcgtgtgtgtgtcaccAATGCAGTTGGCTGTGGGCCCTGGAGTCAGCCACTGGTGGTCTCTTCTCATGACCACGCAG GCCAGCAGGGTGCTCCCCACAGCCGCACATCCTGGGTGCCGGTGGTCCTGGGCGTGCTGACAGCCTTGGTGACAGCTGCTGCCCTGGCCCTCATCCTGCTTcgaaagaggaggaaggagacacGGTTTGG GCAAGCCTTTGACAGCGTCATGGCCCGGGGGGAGCCAGCTGTTCACTTCCGGGCAGCACGGTCCTTCAATCGGGAAAGGCCTGAACGCATTGAGGCCACAC TGGACAGTTTGGGCATCAGTGATGAGCTGAAGGACAAACTGGAAGATGTGCTCATCCCGGAGCAGCAGTTCACCCTGGGCCGGATGTTGGGCAAAG GAGAGTTTGGTTCAGTGCGGGAGGCCCAGTTGAAACAGGAGGATGGCTCCTTTGTGAAAGTGGCTGTCAAGATGCTGAAAG cTGACATCATTGCCTCGAGCGACATTGAAGAGTTCCTCAGGGAAGCGGCTTGCATGAAGGAGTTTGACCACCCACACGTGGCCAAGCTTGTTG GGGTGAGCCTCCGGAGCAGGGCCAAAGGCCGTCTTCCCATCCCCATGGTCATCCTGCCTTTCATGAAGCACGGGGACCTGCACGCCTTCCTGCTCTCCTCCCGGATTGGCGAGAACCCCTTT AACCTGCCGCTGCAGACCCTGGTCCGGTTCATGGTGGACATTGCCTGTGGCATGGAGTATCTGAGCTCCCGGAACTTTATCCACCGAGACCTGGCTGCTCGGAACTGCAT GCTGGCAGAAGACATGACGGTGTGTGTGGCTGACTTTGGACTCTCCCGGAAGATCTATAGTGGGGACTACTACCGTCAGGGCTGTGCCTCCAAACTGCCTGTCAAGTGGCTGGCCCTGGAGAGCCTGGCTGACAACCTGTACACTGTACACAGTGACGTG TGGGCCTTCGGGGTGACCATGTGGGAGATCATGACTCGTGGGCAGACGCCATATGCCGGCATCGAGAACGCTGAGATTTACAACTACCTCATCGGCGGGAACCGCCTGAAACAGCCTCCGGAGTGTATGGAGGACGT GTATGAGCTCATGTACCAATGCTGGAGTGCCGACCCCAAGCAGCGCCCAAGCTTCACATGTCTACGAATGGAGTTGGAGACGGTCCTGGGCCGCCTGTCTGTATTGTCCGCCAGCCAGGACCCCTTGTACATCAACCTTGAGGGGGCCCAGGAGCCTACTGAGGGAGGCGACCTGGAATTGCCTGGCGGGGACCAGGCCAGCAGCGGGGCGGGGGATGGCAGTGGCCTGGGGGCCGTGGGGGGCACCCCCAGTGACTATCGGTACATCCTCAGCCCTGGGGAGCTGGCTGAGCGGCCTGGGCAGGGCGAGCAGCAGCCAGAGAGCCCCGTCAGTGAGTCTCAGAGGCTGCTGCTACTGCAGCAAGGGCTACTGCCCCACAGCAGCTGTTAG
- the TYRO3 gene encoding tyrosine-protein kinase receptor TYRO3 isoform X1 → MALRRSMGRSGLPPLPRPPPPPPLLLLAGLAVLLLPEPAAAGLKLMGAPVKLTVSQGQPVKLNCSVEGMEEPEIQWVKDGAVVHSMDQVYIPVSEQHWIGFLSLKSVERSDAGRYWCQVEDGGETETSQPVWLTVEGVPFFTVEPKDLAVPPNAPFQLFCEAVGPPEPVTIIWWRGGTQVGGPAPSPSVLNVTGVTQSTVFSCEAHNPKGLASSRTATVHLQALPAAPFNITVTKLSSSNVSVAWVPGADGRALIQSCTVQVTQAPGDWEVLAVMVPVPPFTCLLRDLTPATNYSLRVRCANALGPSPYADWVPFRTKGLAPASAPQNLRAIRTDSGLILEWEEVIPESPSEGPLGPYKMSWAQDNGTQGELTVEGTRANLTVWDPQKDLTVRVCVTNAVGCGPWSQPLVVSSHDHAGQQGAPHSRTSWVPVVLGVLTALVTAAALALILLRKRRKETRFGQAFDSVMARGEPAVHFRAARSFNRERPERIEATLDSLGISDELKDKLEDVLIPEQQFTLGRMLGKGEFGSVREAQLKQEDGSFVKVAVKMLKADIIASSDIEEFLREAACMKEFDHPHVAKLVGVSLRSRAKGRLPIPMVILPFMKHGDLHAFLLSSRIGENPFNLPLQTLVRFMVDIACGMEYLSSRNFIHRDLAARNCMLAEDMTVCVADFGLSRKIYSGDYYRQGCASKLPVKWLALESLADNLYTVHSDVWAFGVTMWEIMTRGQTPYAGIENAEIYNYLIGGNRLKQPPECMEDVYELMYQCWSADPKQRPSFTCLRMELETVLGRLSVLSASQDPLYINLEGAQEPTEGGDLELPGGDQASSGAGDGSGLGAVGGTPSDYRYILSPGELAERPGQGEQQPESPVSESQRLLLLQQGLLPHSSC, encoded by the exons ATGGCGCTGAGGCGGAGCATGGGGCGGTCGGGGCTCCCGCCGctgccgcggccgccgccgccgccgccgctgctgctgctggcggGTCTGGCGGTTCTGCTGCTCCCCGAGCCCGCGGCCGCAG GCCTGAAGCTCATGGGGGCCCCAGTGAAGCTGACGGTGTCTCAGGGACAGCCAGTGAAGCTCAACTGCAGTGTGGAGGGGATGGAAGAGCCTGAGATCCAGTGGGTGAAGGACGGGGCTGTGGTCCACAGCATGGATCAGGTGTACATCCCCGTCAGTGAGCAGCACTGGATTGGCTTCCTCAG CCTGAAGTCAGTGGAGCGCTCTGATGCGGGCCGGTACTGGTGCCAGGTGGAGGATGGCGGCGAAACCGAGACCTCCCAGCCAGTGTGGCTCACAGTAGAAG GTGTGCCATTTTTCACTGTGGAGCCAAAAGACCTGGCAGTACCGCCCAATGCCCCTTTCCAACTGTTTTGTGAGGCCGTGGGGCCCCCGGAACCTGTTACCATTATCTGGTGGAGAGGAGGCACGCAGGTTGGGGGACCTGCTCCCTCTCCTTCTGTTTTAAATGTCACAG GGGTGACCCAGAGCACTGTGTTCTCCTGTGAAGCTCACAACCCAAAAGGCCTGGCCTCTTCTCGCACGGCCACTGTTCATCTTCAAG CACTGCCCGCAGCCCCCTTCAACATCACAGTGACGAAGCTGTCCAGCAGCAACGTTAGCGTGGCCTGGGTGCCGGGGGCCGACGGCCGAGCCCTGATCCAATCCTGTACAGTCCAG GTGACTCAGGCCCCAGGAGACTGGGAGGTTCTGGCTGTCATGGTCCCCGTGCCACCTTTTACCTGCCTGCTTCGGGACCTGACACCCGCCACCAACTACAGCCTCAGAGTTCGCTGTGCCAATGCCTTGGGGCCGTCTCCATATGCTGACTGGGTGCCCTTTCGCACGAAGGGTCTAG CCCCAGCCAGCGCTCCCCAGAACCTCCGTGCCATCCGCACAGACTCTGGCCTcatcctggagtgggaagaaGTGATCCCCGAGAGCCCTTCAGAAGGCCCCCTGGGACCCTATAAAATGTCCTGGGCTCAAGACAATGGTACCCAG GGTGAGCTGACGGTGGAGGGGACCAGGGCCAACCTGACGGTCTGGGACCCCCAGAAGGACCtgactgtgcgtgtgtgtgtcaccAATGCAGTTGGCTGTGGGCCCTGGAGTCAGCCACTGGTGGTCTCTTCTCATGACCACGCAG GCCAGCAGGGTGCTCCCCACAGCCGCACATCCTGGGTGCCGGTGGTCCTGGGCGTGCTGACAGCCTTGGTGACAGCTGCTGCCCTGGCCCTCATCCTGCTTcgaaagaggaggaaggagacacGGTTTGG GCAAGCCTTTGACAGCGTCATGGCCCGGGGGGAGCCAGCTGTTCACTTCCGGGCAGCACGGTCCTTCAATCGGGAAAGGCCTGAACGCATTGAGGCCACAC TGGACAGTTTGGGCATCAGTGATGAGCTGAAGGACAAACTGGAAGATGTGCTCATCCCGGAGCAGCAGTTCACCCTGGGCCGGATGTTGGGCAAAG GAGAGTTTGGTTCAGTGCGGGAGGCCCAGTTGAAACAGGAGGATGGCTCCTTTGTGAAAGTGGCTGTCAAGATGCTGAAAG cTGACATCATTGCCTCGAGCGACATTGAAGAGTTCCTCAGGGAAGCGGCTTGCATGAAGGAGTTTGACCACCCACACGTGGCCAAGCTTGTTG GGGTGAGCCTCCGGAGCAGGGCCAAAGGCCGTCTTCCCATCCCCATGGTCATCCTGCCTTTCATGAAGCACGGGGACCTGCACGCCTTCCTGCTCTCCTCCCGGATTGGCGAGAACCCCTTT AACCTGCCGCTGCAGACCCTGGTCCGGTTCATGGTGGACATTGCCTGTGGCATGGAGTATCTGAGCTCCCGGAACTTTATCCACCGAGACCTGGCTGCTCGGAACTGCAT GCTGGCAGAAGACATGACGGTGTGTGTGGCTGACTTTGGACTCTCCCGGAAGATCTATAGTGGGGACTACTACCGTCAGGGCTGTGCCTCCAAACTGCCTGTCAAGTGGCTGGCCCTGGAGAGCCTGGCTGACAACCTGTACACTGTACACAGTGACGTG TGGGCCTTCGGGGTGACCATGTGGGAGATCATGACTCGTGGGCAGACGCCATATGCCGGCATCGAGAACGCTGAGATTTACAACTACCTCATCGGCGGGAACCGCCTGAAACAGCCTCCGGAGTGTATGGAGGACGT GTATGAGCTCATGTACCAATGCTGGAGTGCCGACCCCAAGCAGCGCCCAAGCTTCACATGTCTACGAATGGAGTTGGAGACGGTCCTGGGCCGCCTGTCTGTATTGTCCGCCAGCCAGGACCCCTTGTACATCAACCTTGAGGGGGCCCAGGAGCCTACTGAGGGAGGCGACCTGGAATTGCCTGGCGGGGACCAGGCCAGCAGCGGGGCGGGGGATGGCAGTGGCCTGGGGGCCGTGGGGGGCACCCCCAGTGACTATCGGTACATCCTCAGCCCTGGGGAGCTGGCTGAGCGGCCTGGGCAGGGCGAGCAGCAGCCAGAGAGCCCCGTCAGTGAGTCTCAGAGGCTGCTGCTACTGCAGCAAGGGCTACTGCCCCACAGCAGCTGTTAG